Proteins encoded in a region of the Stieleria neptunia genome:
- a CDS encoding DUF11 domain-containing protein, with product MVRVMAIVVMVSLLQFAGCSRLRLPAIDPTGQRIFNPLPATTTIALPGSAGEGRLGSCLRKLGDPLNTRPFSLPEPAFPEPVAPPSCLTPVPSTSTPPLTSIGGASNEPCVPSAPCPADCLNGPPAILYGNECQMRELCRLPKRGKRGCILLSPQKIVAPVGGEVVLLSGICGDQGHLQVGEPLEWMLTPESVGTFIQVGDDDPGVMHRLARIKKASKQDPAYAFGVTSTKRMKITRGNLNPNDDVQLEKGQTWITVSSPSEGTSKVTVLAPESECWDQRKATATIYWVDAARQFPGTQIVPAGTPVTLTTRVTRSEGMLPARGWKVYYEIMQPELGSFASTGSSFVEATVDDAGNATVQLIPTPGTSGTAAIAMRVIRPGGETDNMPPLTLFTGETFVTWSAPQLAIRAGAPQIASFGIPFQAAAAVSNPGDQPATNVRVIMQIPPGVQASSTDSFAQNLPNTIVWEIGELPPQQELDLLLNVTTESSLSLNFEARADGPLVATTSVAVDVFRPSLVLSVAPEKDRYQVGEEVTFNIDVRNTGDRPLTNLQLIANGDDSMLHTPSNLRRVVKPKQDPNTQEDIPLQPGETWPVAVTFIPTDPGRRCIQLEATADAGQRATTESCVTVINQPPPTPAVTATLSGRSRTSVGSETLFRGIVVNTGSVPLDNVRVTMAYDPQLRPIGATDQYLSEPRAGRYMIEWVIPRLEPETSETLEANFQVIGTNPRSSVVMAVESQQGARASEQVQFEILPSAIRQPAPAPAAPSTLPPATAPPMIPGRPTPPAPAQDPTPRPAPSQPAEPQSLGLSITGPSSAVFVNQPIRYDLRVTNPSSQQDGNVSIRFNLPDGVQVVRITQPLSPELGEFSPNGNYIYLKDIGTLRPFESIDYLILLTCNQPKTFTITAEAVSRGKPKGARSQVTTQVVSDQ from the coding sequence ATGGTAAGGGTGATGGCGATCGTGGTGATGGTCTCGCTGCTGCAGTTTGCCGGTTGCTCGCGACTGCGGCTTCCCGCCATTGATCCGACGGGGCAACGGATCTTCAATCCACTGCCGGCGACGACCACGATTGCGCTTCCCGGTTCCGCGGGTGAAGGCCGACTGGGGAGCTGCCTTCGAAAACTCGGTGACCCGTTGAACACGCGTCCGTTTTCGTTGCCCGAACCGGCGTTCCCCGAACCGGTCGCGCCGCCATCCTGCCTGACGCCCGTGCCCAGTACGTCAACGCCACCGCTGACTTCGATCGGTGGTGCGTCCAATGAACCGTGCGTTCCGAGCGCCCCCTGCCCGGCGGATTGCTTGAACGGTCCGCCGGCGATTCTGTATGGCAACGAGTGTCAGATGCGAGAGCTTTGCCGGCTTCCCAAACGCGGCAAGCGGGGCTGCATCCTGCTCTCGCCCCAGAAGATCGTCGCGCCGGTCGGAGGCGAAGTGGTTCTGTTGTCGGGAATCTGTGGCGACCAAGGGCATTTGCAAGTCGGCGAGCCGCTGGAATGGATGCTGACGCCGGAAAGCGTCGGAACGTTTATCCAAGTCGGTGACGATGATCCGGGCGTGATGCACCGATTGGCACGGATCAAAAAGGCATCCAAACAAGATCCCGCCTATGCGTTCGGCGTGACCAGTACCAAACGCATGAAGATCACGCGCGGGAACCTGAATCCCAACGATGATGTCCAACTCGAAAAGGGACAAACGTGGATCACCGTCAGCAGCCCCAGCGAAGGGACCAGTAAAGTCACCGTGCTGGCGCCGGAAAGTGAGTGTTGGGATCAGCGAAAAGCGACCGCGACGATCTATTGGGTCGATGCGGCGCGGCAGTTTCCGGGGACGCAAATCGTCCCGGCTGGAACCCCGGTCACCTTGACGACGCGGGTGACTCGCTCCGAAGGCATGTTGCCGGCGCGTGGATGGAAGGTTTATTACGAAATCATGCAACCCGAACTCGGATCGTTCGCGTCGACCGGATCTTCCTTCGTTGAAGCCACGGTGGACGACGCCGGAAATGCGACGGTGCAGTTGATCCCGACACCGGGCACGTCGGGAACGGCGGCGATCGCGATGCGGGTGATTCGCCCCGGTGGCGAAACCGACAACATGCCGCCGTTGACGCTGTTCACCGGCGAAACCTTCGTCACGTGGAGTGCGCCGCAGTTGGCGATTCGCGCCGGCGCGCCTCAGATCGCTTCCTTCGGCATCCCTTTTCAAGCCGCCGCGGCGGTTTCCAATCCCGGTGATCAACCCGCAACCAATGTCCGCGTGATCATGCAGATCCCGCCGGGTGTTCAAGCATCGAGTACGGATTCGTTCGCCCAAAACCTGCCCAACACGATCGTGTGGGAGATCGGAGAACTGCCACCCCAGCAGGAATTGGATCTGTTGCTCAATGTCACCACCGAATCCTCATTGTCACTGAACTTTGAAGCCCGTGCCGACGGCCCGTTGGTGGCGACGACATCCGTCGCCGTCGACGTCTTTCGCCCCTCGCTGGTGTTGAGCGTGGCGCCGGAAAAAGATCGCTATCAGGTCGGCGAAGAGGTGACGTTCAACATCGACGTGCGAAACACCGGTGACCGCCCGCTCACGAATCTGCAATTGATCGCCAACGGTGACGATTCGATGCTGCACACGCCCAGTAACCTGCGGCGGGTCGTCAAACCCAAGCAAGACCCGAACACGCAAGAAGACATCCCGTTGCAGCCGGGTGAGACTTGGCCGGTCGCGGTGACCTTCATTCCGACCGATCCGGGCCGCCGCTGCATCCAGTTGGAAGCGACCGCGGATGCGGGACAGCGCGCGACGACCGAGTCCTGCGTGACGGTGATCAATCAGCCGCCACCGACGCCCGCGGTCACCGCGACGCTCTCCGGACGCAGTCGGACTTCGGTCGGCAGCGAAACGCTGTTCCGCGGCATCGTCGTCAACACCGGCAGCGTGCCCCTGGACAACGTTCGGGTCACGATGGCCTATGATCCGCAATTGCGTCCGATCGGTGCGACGGACCAATACCTGTCCGAGCCGCGCGCCGGTCGGTACATGATCGAGTGGGTGATCCCTCGTCTGGAACCCGAAACCAGCGAAACCTTGGAAGCGAATTTCCAGGTCATCGGTACCAACCCCAGAAGCAGCGTGGTGATGGCGGTTGAGTCACAGCAAGGCGCACGGGCGAGCGAACAAGTGCAGTTCGAAATCTTGCCATCGGCGATCCGGCAACCGGCCCCCGCACCGGCCGCGCCCAGCACGCTGCCCCCGGCGACGGCTCCCCCGATGATCCCGGGGCGGCCAACGCCGCCCGCTCCCGCTCAGGATCCCACGCCGCGGCCGGCCCCCAGCCAACCCGCCGAACCGCAATCCTTGGGTCTGTCCATCACGGGGCCCAGCTCGGCCGTGTTCGTCAATCAACCGATCCGCTATGACTTGCGCGTCACCAACCCGTCGTCGCAGCAAGACGGCAACGTCAGCATCCGATTCAATCTTCCCGACGGTGTTCA